One part of the Ralstonia pickettii genome encodes these proteins:
- a CDS encoding acetoacetate--CoA ligase produces MSTIQEGALLWTPSADFIARSRLTHYLDWLARERGLRFSATTPEGYARLWEWSTTELEAFWTSVWDYLDLRASTPFTQMLGDRTMPGAQWLVGAKLNYVDQVMRHVEEGGSPDRTAIRYASETKPLADLSWRELRQRVASLADALRKMGVVPGDRVAAYLSNTPDAMVAFLAAASVGAIWSVCAPDMGQVAVTDRFRQIEPKVLIAVDGYHYGGRAFDRADVVAEMVDALPTVEHLVLVPQLLGEINRARFPEARDWRDLTTDDVPLVVTPVAADHPLWILYSSGTTGMPKPIVHGHGGLLLVQTMMGALHLDLGPDDVYHWYSSTGWVMWNSQASGLLGGVTLAIYDGNPGTPDLNTLWRFAQDAGVTFFGAGAAFFANCLKAGIEPGRDFDLSKLRAVGSTGSPLSAEAYDWIYRHVKADVWLNPISGGTDFAGCFVGGVATLPVYAGEMQCRNLGSRVEALDEAGHPLIDAVGELVCTAPIPSMPLFFWGDTDGSRYRDSYFDMYPGRWRHGDWIKITPRGGAIIYGRSDATINRHGIRMGTAELYRVVEDLPEVLDSLVVDLEFLGRESFMPLFVVLREGATLDDTLRSTINARIKAGLSARHVPNVIVQAPGVPRTLSGKKMEVPIKKLLLGAPVERVAHPDAMANPEVLAWYAAYAGSLARQSSAHGEPAPALESWRS; encoded by the coding sequence ATGAGCACCATCCAGGAAGGCGCCCTGCTATGGACGCCATCGGCTGACTTCATCGCGCGCTCGCGCCTGACGCATTACCTCGACTGGCTCGCGCGCGAACGCGGGCTGCGCTTTTCGGCGACCACGCCCGAGGGCTACGCACGACTCTGGGAATGGTCGACCACTGAACTCGAGGCGTTCTGGACGTCCGTCTGGGACTACCTCGACCTGCGCGCCTCGACACCGTTCACGCAGATGCTGGGCGACCGCACCATGCCCGGCGCGCAATGGCTGGTCGGCGCGAAGCTCAATTACGTCGATCAGGTCATGCGCCACGTGGAAGAAGGCGGCAGCCCCGACCGCACCGCCATCCGATACGCCAGCGAGACCAAGCCGCTGGCTGACTTGTCATGGCGCGAACTGCGCCAGCGCGTTGCCTCGCTGGCGGATGCGCTGCGCAAGATGGGCGTGGTGCCGGGCGACCGCGTCGCCGCATATCTGTCGAACACGCCGGACGCGATGGTGGCGTTTCTCGCCGCGGCCAGCGTCGGGGCCATCTGGTCTGTCTGTGCGCCCGACATGGGCCAGGTGGCCGTGACCGACCGCTTCCGCCAGATCGAGCCCAAAGTGCTGATCGCGGTGGACGGCTATCACTACGGCGGCCGCGCGTTCGACCGCGCCGACGTGGTCGCAGAGATGGTCGACGCGCTGCCAACAGTCGAACACCTCGTGCTCGTGCCGCAGTTGCTTGGCGAGATCAACCGCGCACGTTTCCCAGAGGCCCGCGACTGGCGCGACCTGACGACCGACGACGTGCCACTCGTCGTCACACCCGTTGCCGCCGACCACCCGCTGTGGATTCTCTATTCGTCCGGCACCACCGGCATGCCCAAGCCGATCGTGCACGGCCATGGCGGCCTGCTGCTGGTGCAGACGATGATGGGCGCGCTGCATCTCGACCTTGGCCCCGACGACGTCTACCACTGGTACAGCAGCACCGGGTGGGTCATGTGGAATTCGCAAGCGAGCGGCCTGCTGGGCGGCGTCACGCTCGCCATCTACGACGGCAACCCCGGCACGCCCGATCTCAATACGCTGTGGCGCTTCGCACAGGATGCGGGCGTGACCTTCTTTGGCGCCGGGGCGGCGTTCTTCGCCAATTGCCTGAAGGCCGGCATCGAGCCCGGTCGCGATTTCGACTTGTCGAAGCTGCGCGCGGTTGGGTCGACGGGCTCGCCGCTCTCCGCCGAGGCGTATGACTGGATCTACCGCCACGTGAAGGCCGATGTCTGGCTCAATCCGATTTCCGGCGGCACCGATTTCGCCGGATGCTTCGTGGGCGGCGTCGCCACGCTGCCCGTCTATGCAGGTGAGATGCAATGCCGCAACCTCGGCTCGCGTGTTGAAGCCCTGGACGAGGCCGGCCACCCGCTGATCGATGCAGTGGGCGAACTGGTCTGCACGGCACCAATCCCATCGATGCCGCTGTTCTTCTGGGGCGATACCGATGGCAGCCGCTACCGCGACAGCTACTTCGACATGTACCCCGGCCGGTGGCGCCATGGCGACTGGATCAAGATCACCCCGCGCGGCGGCGCCATCATCTACGGCCGGTCGGATGCCACGATCAACCGCCACGGTATCCGCATGGGCACAGCCGAGCTGTACCGCGTAGTGGAAGACCTACCGGAAGTGCTCGACAGCCTCGTCGTCGATCTCGAATTTCTCGGCCGCGAATCGTTCATGCCGCTGTTCGTCGTGCTGCGCGAAGGTGCGACGCTCGACGACACGCTGCGCAGCACGATCAACGCACGCATCAAGGCGGGACTGTCAGCCCGGCATGTGCCCAACGTGATCGTGCAGGCGCCAGGTGTGCCGCGCACGCTCTCTGGCAAGAAGATGGAAGTGCCCATCAAGAAACTGCTGCTTGGCGCACCAGTCGAGCGCGTCGCCCACCCCGATGCAATGGCAAACCCGGAGGTGCTCGCGTGGTACGCGGCCTACGCCGGGTCGCTGGCTCGGCAAAGCAGCGCGCACGGCGAGCCCGCGCCCGCATTGGAATCGTGGCGGAGCTAG
- a CDS encoding undecaprenyl-diphosphate phosphatase: protein MDIALAIKALILGIVEGLTEFLPISSTGHLILAGQLLDFNDEKGKIFEIVIQFGAILAVCWEFRHKIIDVIKGLPNDPRQQRFAINVIVATIPAITLALIFGKAIKAHLFNPIVVASAFIIGGFVILWAEWRERHRGETHDPRANALLEAAKAGAPRIETLDDLRISDAIKVGFAQCFALIPGTSRSGSTIIGGLLFGLSRKVATEFSFFLAIPVIFGATVYELYKSRALLSADDLSIFAVGFVAAFISAFFCVRWLLKFIATHDFRGFAWYRIIFGIIVLVTAYTHLIAWQA from the coding sequence ATGGACATCGCACTCGCCATCAAAGCGCTGATTCTCGGCATCGTCGAAGGCCTGACCGAGTTCCTTCCCATTTCCAGCACCGGCCACCTGATCCTCGCTGGCCAACTGCTCGACTTCAATGACGAAAAAGGCAAGATCTTCGAGATCGTGATCCAGTTCGGTGCCATCCTGGCGGTGTGCTGGGAGTTCCGTCACAAGATCATCGACGTGATCAAGGGGCTGCCGAATGATCCGCGTCAGCAGCGTTTTGCGATCAACGTGATCGTGGCGACGATTCCCGCGATCACGCTTGCGCTGATCTTCGGCAAAGCGATCAAGGCGCATCTGTTCAACCCGATTGTGGTGGCGTCGGCGTTCATCATTGGCGGCTTTGTGATCCTGTGGGCCGAATGGCGCGAACGTCATCGCGGCGAGACACATGACCCGCGCGCCAATGCACTGCTCGAAGCCGCCAAGGCTGGCGCGCCGCGCATTGAAACGCTGGACGACCTGCGCATCTCCGACGCCATCAAGGTGGGTTTCGCGCAGTGCTTCGCGCTGATTCCGGGCACGTCGCGCTCCGGCTCGACCATCATCGGCGGCCTGCTGTTTGGGCTGTCGCGCAAGGTGGCGACGGAGTTCTCGTTTTTCCTGGCGATTCCCGTGATTTTCGGTGCGACGGTGTACGAGCTGTACAAGTCGCGTGCGCTGCTGTCGGCCGATGATCTGTCGATCTTCGCCGTGGGGTTTGTGGCCGCATTCATCTCCGCGTTCTTCTGCGTGCGCTGGCTGCTGAAGTTCATTGCCACGCATGATTTTCGCGGTTTTGCTTGGTACCGGATCATCTTCGGCATCATCGTGCTGGTGACGGCTTATACGCACCTCATCGCCTGGCAAGCCTGA
- a CDS encoding TetR/AcrR family transcriptional regulator: MRWLTPTAVTDQDSDSSSKRWTRRKEARPQELVAAALNLFVARGYAATRLEDVASAAGVSKGTVYLYFANKEELFKAVVQENLVPALAEGEALIDSFDGTSEALLHEILIGWWELIGESPASGLTKLLMAESGNFPDLAQYYHEEVIDRCDRLFARILERGMARGEFRDVNIDLTTLTMVAPMIFLMMWKHSFGPCSHRELEPKAFIAHVVSLLLHGVLRNPATGAVIPPPPALTAQPWRPLPEGGNNPDQGASS; this comes from the coding sequence GTGCGCTGGCTGACGCCTACCGCCGTGACCGATCAAGATTCCGACTCCTCCTCCAAACGCTGGACGCGCCGCAAAGAGGCCCGCCCCCAAGAACTGGTCGCCGCCGCGCTGAACCTGTTCGTGGCGCGCGGCTATGCGGCCACGCGGCTGGAAGACGTGGCGTCGGCGGCCGGCGTGTCCAAGGGCACGGTGTACCTGTACTTCGCCAACAAGGAAGAGCTGTTCAAGGCCGTGGTGCAGGAAAACCTGGTGCCCGCGCTGGCCGAGGGCGAGGCCCTGATCGACAGTTTCGACGGCACCAGCGAAGCGCTGCTGCATGAGATCCTGATAGGCTGGTGGGAACTCATCGGCGAATCGCCGGCTTCGGGTCTCACCAAGCTGCTGATGGCCGAGTCGGGCAACTTTCCCGACCTGGCGCAGTACTACCACGAAGAAGTCATCGACCGCTGCGACCGCCTGTTCGCGCGCATCCTCGAACGCGGCATGGCCCGCGGCGAATTCCGTGACGTCAACATCGACCTCACCACGCTGACCATGGTCGCGCCGATGATCTTCCTGATGATGTGGAAGCATTCGTTCGGCCCCTGCTCGCACCGGGAGCTGGAACCGAAGGCGTTCATCGCCCACGTCGTGTCACTGCTGCTGCACGGCGTGCTACGCAATCCGGCGACGGGCGCGGTGATTCCGCCACCACCCGCCCTCACCGCGCAACCGTGGCGCCCCTTGCCCGAGGGCGGCAACAACCCCGATCAAGGCGCCTCGTCATGA
- a CDS encoding NADH:flavin oxidoreductase/NADH oxidase: protein MSALFQPFSLRGLTLENRIVISPMCQYSADNGQATAWHHTHLGSLSLSGAGLLMIEATAVSPEGRITNGCLGLWDDATEAALERTLAAIRQNALVPIGMQIAHAGRKASSARPWEGGALLALDAGGWETMGPSPLPQRPEERPPREMTDADLARVRDQFVDTARRAVRLGLSAIELHAAHGYLLHEFLSPIANQRTDAFGGSRENRMRYPLEIFDAVRAVVPDNIPVGVRVSATDWVEGGWTPEDSVAFAQALRARGCDWIDASSGGVSPLQQIPLSTGYQVPFAEKIRNEADIPTIAVGLINEAHEAEAIVAQGRADLVAVGRAFLYNPHWAWAAAAELGATVKAPPQYWRAFPRHAKNLFGDTHFGAR from the coding sequence ATGAGTGCTCTCTTCCAGCCTTTCTCCCTGCGCGGTCTCACGCTTGAGAACCGCATCGTCATTTCGCCGATGTGCCAGTACTCGGCCGACAACGGCCAAGCCACGGCGTGGCACCACACGCATCTGGGCAGCCTGTCGCTTTCGGGCGCCGGATTGCTGATGATCGAGGCGACCGCGGTGTCGCCAGAAGGCCGCATCACGAACGGCTGCCTGGGTTTGTGGGACGACGCGACCGAAGCCGCGCTTGAGCGCACGCTGGCTGCCATTCGCCAGAATGCGTTGGTGCCGATCGGCATGCAGATCGCGCACGCGGGCCGCAAGGCTTCGAGCGCTCGGCCTTGGGAAGGCGGAGCGTTGCTGGCGCTCGATGCCGGCGGCTGGGAAACGATGGGTCCCTCCCCGCTGCCACAGCGCCCTGAAGAGCGCCCCCCGCGCGAAATGACCGATGCGGACCTCGCCCGCGTGCGCGATCAATTTGTCGATACCGCGCGTCGGGCTGTGCGCTTGGGCCTATCGGCCATCGAACTGCATGCCGCACACGGCTATCTGCTGCACGAATTCCTGTCGCCGATTGCCAATCAGCGCACCGATGCCTTTGGCGGTTCACGCGAAAACCGCATGCGTTATCCGCTGGAGATTTTCGATGCGGTGCGCGCAGTGGTGCCGGACAACATCCCCGTGGGCGTGCGCGTGTCGGCCACCGATTGGGTGGAGGGCGGCTGGACGCCGGAAGATTCGGTGGCATTTGCGCAGGCACTGCGTGCCCGCGGCTGCGATTGGATCGATGCGTCGTCGGGCGGTGTGTCGCCGCTGCAGCAGATTCCGCTGTCGACGGGCTATCAGGTGCCGTTTGCCGAGAAGATCCGAAACGAGGCCGACATTCCGACCATCGCCGTCGGCCTCATCAACGAAGCGCATGAGGCTGAGGCCATCGTTGCGCAAGGGCGCGCGGACTTGGTCGCTGTCGGCCGGGCCTTCCTCTACAACCCGCACTGGGCCTGGGCGGCGGCCGCTGAGCTGGGCGCGACAGTCAAGGCGCCGCCGCAATACTGGCGCGCCTTCCCGCGCCACGCCAAGAACCTCTTCGGCGATACGCATTTCGGCGCACGCTGA
- a CDS encoding DUF1439 domain-containing protein: MTDSTKPAVRSNRVRWWAGAVAAAVAVAVTLVACMPTGWTGDGYTFSRGQMQDALAHKFPFQRRFLGFFDVTLSNPQVSLDPARNRIAIQADAVVESGLFRQPLTGPLAVSSGLHYDPPTHSIRLNQPSVDRFDLQNVPGGIGPQISSIGSLIAGQLLNDYAVYTFKPDQLKVAGIAVEPGTITVLPEGVHVQAKRP, translated from the coding sequence ATGACCGATTCCACGAAACCCGCTGTCCGCTCCAACCGCGTCCGCTGGTGGGCGGGTGCGGTCGCTGCTGCAGTGGCGGTTGCCGTCACGCTCGTGGCTTGCATGCCGACCGGCTGGACCGGTGACGGCTACACCTTTTCCCGCGGCCAGATGCAGGACGCGCTGGCGCACAAGTTTCCGTTCCAGCGGCGCTTTCTCGGCTTCTTTGACGTGACGCTGTCGAACCCGCAGGTGTCGCTCGACCCCGCGCGCAATCGCATCGCCATCCAGGCAGATGCCGTGGTGGAAAGCGGCCTGTTCCGCCAGCCGCTGACAGGGCCGCTGGCCGTCTCCAGCGGCTTGCATTACGACCCGCCCACGCATTCGATCCGACTGAATCAGCCCAGTGTTGATCGCTTCGATCTGCAGAACGTGCCCGGCGGTATCGGTCCGCAGATCAGCTCGATCGGTTCGTTGATTGCGGGCCAGTTGCTCAATGACTACGCCGTCTACACGTTCAAGCCCGACCAGCTGAAAGTGGCCGGCATTGCGGTCGAGCCCGGTACAATCACAGTTTTGCCCGAAGGTGTGCACGTTCAAGCCAAGCGGCCCTGA
- the ubiD gene encoding 4-hydroxy-3-polyprenylbenzoate decarboxylase: MQYRDLRDFLAQLERTGELRRVHRPVSPRLEMTEVCDRLLRAEGPAVVFEQPVDGAQKYDMPVLANLFGTTRRVALGMGAESLDELRDVGRLLSALKEPEPPRGLREAGKLWTMAKAVWDMAPRKVSSPACQEIVWEGNDVDLSRIPVQTCWPGDAAPLVTWGLVITRGPHKKRQNLGIYRQQVISRNQLIMRWLAHRGGALDFREHAIANPGQPFPIVVALGADPATILGAVTPVPDTLSEYQFAGLLRGSRTELATCLTPSLAQAQLQVPAGAEIILEGHIQPDPTHPSGYQHALEGPFGDHTGYYNEQDWFPVFTVERITMRRDPIYHSTYTGKPPDEPAVLGVALNEVFVPLLQKQFPEIADFYLPPEGCSYRMALVSMKKQYAGHAKRVMFGVWSFLRQFMYTKFIVVVDDDVNLRDWKEVIWAITTRVDPARDTVMVENTPIDYLDFASPVSGLGSKMGIDATNKWPGETTREWGQPIVMDTAVKAKVDAMWDTLFQ; encoded by the coding sequence ATGCAATACAGAGACTTACGTGACTTTCTCGCCCAGCTCGAGCGCACGGGCGAACTGCGCCGCGTACACCGGCCGGTGTCGCCGCGCCTGGAAATGACCGAAGTCTGTGACCGTCTGCTGCGCGCCGAAGGCCCAGCGGTCGTCTTTGAGCAGCCGGTGGACGGCGCACAGAAGTACGACATGCCGGTGCTCGCGAACCTGTTTGGCACCACGCGTCGCGTGGCGCTGGGCATGGGCGCGGAGTCGCTCGATGAACTGCGGGACGTCGGTCGCCTGCTCTCGGCGTTGAAAGAGCCCGAACCGCCGCGCGGCCTGCGTGAAGCCGGCAAGCTGTGGACGATGGCCAAGGCCGTGTGGGATATGGCGCCGCGCAAGGTGTCGTCGCCGGCGTGCCAGGAGATCGTGTGGGAAGGGAATGACGTTGATCTCTCGCGCATCCCCGTACAGACGTGCTGGCCCGGCGATGCGGCGCCGCTCGTCACCTGGGGGCTGGTCATCACGCGCGGGCCGCACAAGAAGCGGCAGAACCTGGGGATCTACCGGCAGCAGGTCATCAGTCGCAACCAGCTCATCATGCGTTGGCTGGCGCACCGCGGCGGCGCGCTGGATTTCCGCGAGCACGCCATCGCCAATCCGGGTCAGCCGTTTCCGATTGTGGTGGCACTGGGCGCCGACCCGGCCACCATTCTTGGCGCGGTGACGCCGGTGCCGGACACATTGTCGGAGTACCAGTTTGCGGGGCTGCTACGCGGCAGCCGGACCGAACTTGCGACATGCCTGACGCCGTCCTTGGCGCAGGCGCAACTGCAAGTGCCGGCCGGCGCCGAAATCATCCTCGAAGGCCACATCCAGCCGGACCCGACGCACCCGAGTGGCTATCAGCACGCGCTCGAAGGCCCCTTCGGCGATCACACCGGCTATTACAACGAGCAGGACTGGTTCCCCGTGTTCACGGTCGAGCGCATCACGATGCGCCGCGACCCGATCTATCACTCCACATATACAGGCAAGCCGCCCGATGAGCCGGCCGTGCTCGGCGTGGCGCTCAATGAAGTGTTCGTGCCGCTGCTGCAGAAGCAGTTTCCGGAGATTGCCGATTTCTATCTGCCGCCCGAGGGCTGCAGCTATCGCATGGCGCTGGTCAGCATGAAGAAGCAATACGCCGGCCACGCCAAGCGCGTGATGTTTGGCGTGTGGAGCTTCCTGCGGCAGTTCATGTATACGAAGTTCATCGTCGTGGTGGACGACGACGTGAACCTGCGCGACTGGAAGGAAGTGATCTGGGCGATCACCACGCGCGTGGATCCGGCGCGCGACACGGTCATGGTCGAAAACACGCCGATCGATTACCTCGATTTTGCGTCCCCGGTGTCGGGCCTGGGCTCCAAGATGGGCATCGATGCCACCAACAAATGGCCCGGCGAAACCACGCGCGAATGGGGCCAGCCCATCGTCATGGATACCGCTGTCAAGGCCAAGGTCGACGCCATGTGGGACACGCTCTTCCAATAA
- a CDS encoding lytic transglycosylase domain-containing protein produces the protein MNGWKTLHSSGIGSALQRRLVAPVGRRLARAGQVALPRKLRMELNAGGAAASRNELHPGVLLVFRSGHVVLNSIGLLAVAAAVALSLNSEWRATVAQRVLHFTPGVDTSVASANPSPAIAAGVQPVAFAPTAPSAGTGAAQAVAPATAQGGTVAAAGWDALSKVPSVAELAAQIPNTQVVRDARESATAGTPREQAAVAEYIARKYRVAATATGQLVKAAYQTGKEVGLDPLLILGVMAIESSFNPFAESGMGAQGLMQVMTKVHQDKYEVMGGVGAALNPYANIKVGALVLKDCIARAGSIEGGLKLYVGAVTQGDGGYGGKVLQERSRLRMVATGHRSPMTAASEREPVKPVATAAPVAQADVKTQAAKPTDKPAPRQQEEARLDSKSQGQA, from the coding sequence ATGAACGGTTGGAAAACCCTTCATTCTTCCGGGATCGGATCGGCGCTGCAACGCCGGCTCGTCGCCCCGGTTGGCCGCCGCCTCGCGCGTGCCGGTCAAGTTGCGCTGCCTCGTAAGCTGCGCATGGAGTTGAACGCAGGGGGCGCCGCCGCGTCCCGCAATGAGTTGCATCCTGGCGTACTGCTGGTGTTCCGCAGCGGGCATGTCGTGCTCAATAGCATCGGCTTGCTGGCGGTCGCGGCCGCAGTTGCACTCTCGCTGAACAGCGAGTGGCGTGCCACGGTCGCTCAACGCGTGCTGCATTTCACGCCGGGTGTCGACACCAGTGTCGCCTCGGCAAATCCGTCACCCGCAATTGCGGCTGGCGTGCAGCCGGTGGCTTTTGCACCGACAGCGCCGTCCGCCGGCACGGGCGCCGCTCAAGCTGTCGCTCCGGCGACGGCCCAGGGTGGCACGGTCGCGGCGGCAGGTTGGGACGCGCTTTCGAAGGTGCCGTCCGTGGCCGAGTTGGCTGCGCAGATTCCGAACACGCAAGTCGTCCGCGACGCGCGTGAGTCGGCAACCGCCGGTACCCCGCGAGAGCAGGCTGCCGTGGCGGAATACATTGCCCGCAAGTATCGCGTGGCGGCTACAGCCACCGGCCAGCTGGTGAAGGCTGCGTATCAGACCGGCAAGGAAGTCGGCCTGGATCCATTGCTCATCCTTGGCGTGATGGCGATCGAGTCCAGCTTCAACCCGTTCGCCGAGAGCGGTATGGGTGCGCAGGGCCTGATGCAGGTCATGACGAAGGTCCACCAGGACAAGTACGAAGTGATGGGCGGCGTCGGTGCAGCGCTCAACCCGTACGCCAACATCAAGGTCGGTGCGCTGGTACTGAAGGATTGCATCGCACGCGCAGGATCGATCGAGGGCGGCCTGAAGCTGTATGTCGGGGCCGTGACCCAGGGCGATGGCGGCTACGGCGGCAAGGTGTTGCAGGAGCGTTCGCGCCTGCGCATGGTCGCGACGGGCCATCGTTCGCCGATGACTGCGGCATCCGAACGTGAACCGGTGAAGCCGGTGGCGACAGCCGCGCCCGTGGCGCAGGCTGACGTGAAGACGCAAGCCGCCAAGCCGACCGACAAACCGGCCCCACGCCAACAGGAAGAGGCGCGTCTGGACAGTAAGTCGCAGGGCCAAGCCTGA
- a CDS encoding NAD-dependent succinate-semialdehyde dehydrogenase, with protein sequence MAEALDSSHTASNALERITDRTLVKTQSYVDGAWVGAVDGATFPVYDPATNAHLADVANLGHAETLRAIDAANAAWPAWRELTGKERAGLMRRWFDLLIANADDLAALMTAEQGKPLAEAKGEIVYGASFIEWFAEEAKRVSGDVMASTWRDKRMVVLKQPVGVCASITPWNFPLAMITRKVAPAMAAGCTIVIKPAEQTPLSALAMAELAHRAGIPEGVVNVVTGDADRSIAIGKALCESPIVRHLSFTGSTPVGRILMQQCSPTVKKVALELGGHAPFIVFDDADIDAAVEGAVQSKYRNAGQTCVCTNRFYVHASVYDAFVEKLSAKVRGIKVGNGFELGVVQGPLIDDQAVEKVQRHIDDATQKGARLTAGGKLMQGFGSQRFVEPTVLADATPDMLIAREETFGPVSAIFKFQDEAEVVRLANDTEFGLASYFFSRDIGRIWRVAEQLEYGMVGINTGLISNEVAPFGGIKQSGLGREGSVYGIDEYLELKYLCMGGI encoded by the coding sequence ATGGCCGAAGCACTCGACTCATCCCACACAGCCTCCAACGCGCTGGAGCGCATCACAGACCGCACCCTCGTCAAGACGCAGTCCTATGTCGACGGCGCCTGGGTAGGCGCGGTAGACGGCGCGACGTTTCCCGTCTACGACCCAGCCACCAACGCACACCTGGCCGACGTCGCCAATCTCGGCCACGCAGAAACGTTGCGCGCGATCGACGCAGCCAATGCGGCGTGGCCCGCATGGCGGGAGTTGACCGGCAAAGAGCGCGCCGGCCTGATGCGCCGCTGGTTCGACCTGCTGATCGCCAACGCCGACGACCTCGCCGCGCTGATGACCGCGGAACAAGGCAAGCCGCTGGCCGAAGCCAAAGGCGAGATCGTCTACGGCGCGTCGTTCATCGAATGGTTTGCCGAAGAGGCCAAGCGCGTCTCCGGCGACGTGATGGCCAGCACCTGGCGCGACAAGCGCATGGTCGTGTTGAAGCAGCCGGTGGGCGTGTGCGCATCCATCACGCCGTGGAACTTCCCGCTGGCGATGATCACCCGCAAAGTCGCGCCGGCCATGGCGGCAGGCTGCACCATCGTCATCAAGCCGGCAGAACAGACGCCGCTTTCCGCGCTGGCGATGGCCGAATTGGCGCACCGCGCAGGCATTCCCGAGGGCGTGGTCAACGTGGTGACGGGCGATGCGGACCGCTCGATCGCCATCGGCAAAGCCCTGTGCGAATCGCCGATCGTGCGCCATCTGTCGTTCACGGGCTCGACGCCGGTGGGCCGCATCCTGATGCAGCAATGCTCGCCGACGGTGAAGAAGGTGGCGCTTGAACTGGGCGGCCATGCGCCGTTCATCGTGTTCGACGACGCCGACATCGATGCTGCCGTGGAGGGCGCGGTGCAGTCGAAGTACCGCAACGCGGGTCAGACGTGCGTGTGTACGAACCGTTTCTATGTCCATGCCTCGGTGTACGACGCGTTTGTCGAGAAGCTCTCCGCCAAGGTGCGCGGCATCAAGGTCGGCAACGGCTTCGAGTTGGGCGTTGTTCAAGGCCCGCTGATCGACGACCAGGCCGTGGAGAAAGTGCAGCGCCACATCGACGATGCGACGCAGAAAGGCGCACGCCTGACCGCCGGCGGCAAGCTGATGCAGGGCTTCGGCTCGCAACGTTTTGTCGAGCCCACCGTGCTGGCGGACGCCACGCCCGACATGCTGATCGCTCGCGAAGAGACCTTCGGCCCGGTCTCCGCCATCTTCAAATTCCAGGACGAAGCGGAAGTCGTGCGCCTGGCCAACGACACCGAATTCGGCTTGGCTTCGTACTTCTTCAGCCGTGACATCGGCCGCATCTGGCGCGTGGCCGAGCAACTCGAATACGGCATGGTCGGCATCAACACGGGGCTGATCTCGAACGAGGTCGCGCCGTTTGGCGGCATCAAGCAGTCGGGCCTCGGCCGCGAAGGTTCGGTCTACGGCATCGACGAGTATCTCGAACTCAAGTATCTGTGCATGGGCGGCATCTGA
- the trmB gene encoding tRNA (guanosine(46)-N7)-methyltransferase TrmB: protein MQPIEQPGTGPDDITPESQDTHTAESAESGAETGHPRRIRSFVRRAGRTSTGQQRAIDELGPRFQLPYTTEPLDWDAAFARAGAKRIFEIGFGMGETTAHIAQLRPDDDFLGVEVHEPGVGALLKLIGEREIGNIRIVSHDAVEVLAQMIPEGTLDGIHVFFPDPWHKKRHNKRRLIQSPFVARLAAHLKPGGYLHCATDWEEYAHQMLEVLSSEPTLENTADGFAPRPDYRPVTKFEKRGLRLGHGVWDVVFRKRG, encoded by the coding sequence ATGCAGCCCATCGAACAGCCGGGCACCGGCCCCGACGACATCACGCCGGAATCGCAAGACACCCATACCGCGGAAAGCGCCGAAAGCGGTGCGGAAACCGGCCACCCGCGTCGCATCCGCTCGTTCGTGCGCCGCGCCGGCCGTACGTCGACCGGCCAGCAGCGTGCCATCGATGAACTCGGTCCGCGCTTCCAATTGCCCTACACCACGGAGCCGCTGGACTGGGACGCCGCCTTCGCCCGCGCTGGCGCCAAGCGCATCTTCGAGATCGGCTTCGGCATGGGTGAAACCACCGCGCACATCGCGCAATTGCGCCCGGACGACGATTTTCTGGGCGTCGAGGTGCATGAGCCGGGCGTTGGAGCGCTGCTCAAGCTGATCGGCGAACGCGAAATCGGCAACATCCGTATCGTTTCGCACGATGCCGTGGAAGTGCTGGCGCAGATGATTCCGGAGGGTACGCTGGATGGCATCCACGTGTTCTTCCCCGACCCCTGGCACAAGAAGCGCCACAACAAGCGGCGCCTGATCCAGAGCCCATTTGTCGCACGTCTGGCGGCGCACCTGAAACCGGGCGGCTATCTGCACTGCGCGACGGACTGGGAGGAATACGCCCACCAGATGCTGGAGGTGCTGTCGTCCGAGCCGACGCTGGAAAACACCGCCGACGGCTTTGCACCGCGCCCCGACTACCGCCCTGTCACCAAGTTCGAGAAACGCGGCCTGCGCCTCGGGCACGGCGTGTGGGACGTGGTCTTCCGCAAGCGCGGCTAG
- a CDS encoding YkgJ family cysteine cluster protein — protein MDCRPHCGACCIAPSISSPIPGMPNGKPAGVRCAQLDDANGCRIFGQPERPAVCGSLQPAPDMCGGSATHAMQFLTRLELATAAH, from the coding sequence ATGGACTGTCGACCTCACTGCGGCGCGTGCTGCATCGCGCCTTCCATTTCCAGCCCCATTCCTGGCATGCCGAACGGCAAGCCGGCCGGCGTGCGCTGTGCGCAACTGGATGACGCCAACGGTTGCCGGATTTTCGGCCAGCCGGAACGTCCGGCGGTGTGCGGCAGCCTGCAGCCCGCGCCCGACATGTGCGGAGGCTCGGCCACGCATGCCATGCAGTTCCTGACCCGACTTGAACTCGCTACCGCAGCGCACTGA